Proteins encoded together in one Thermococcus barophilus MP window:
- the cytX gene encoding putative hydroxymethylpyrimidine transporter CytX, with translation MDGGYDIRPTSERTFTFLTLFAIWFGAGISIAEFWAGALLTPALPLLTAIAVIIIGHLIGNAVMGLIAIEGEETGVPTMVLSRGALGIKGSVLPSILNYLQLIGWTAIMLIVGANAMNAVSKHFGFESYALWVVLLGLLVTAWTYIGPKNWDKLEKAAAALLLVLSIWLTYVTLKQFSLNEILSKPGTGEMGTMLALDLVIAMPLSWAPLIADYSRFAKDKSSAFWGTYIGYFISSSLFYFVGALTNMAIGESDPIGIIAAYGIGIPAMLIIVFSTVTTTFLDVYSAAITYKNISPRADARKQVLLVGALGTLLALVFPVDQYESFLLLIGGAFVSLTAIMITDYFLVKKGYNAEELLDENGKFAGYNRKALIIWALGFVFYMLLAVEGLFGVHIPVLSDVGFKLGSSIPTFVLVSVLYYLSERW, from the coding sequence ATGGATGGGGGGTATGATATAAGACCCACATCTGAAAGAACTTTCACATTCCTAACGCTCTTTGCTATTTGGTTCGGTGCTGGAATAAGCATTGCAGAGTTCTGGGCAGGAGCTTTGCTGACTCCAGCTCTGCCTTTGCTCACAGCAATAGCGGTGATAATAATTGGACATCTAATCGGCAACGCAGTTATGGGATTAATAGCGATTGAAGGCGAAGAAACTGGAGTTCCAACGATGGTGCTTTCAAGAGGCGCATTAGGAATAAAGGGCTCAGTCCTTCCTTCAATTCTAAACTACCTCCAGCTCATAGGCTGGACGGCAATAATGCTGATCGTTGGTGCAAATGCAATGAATGCTGTCTCGAAGCATTTTGGTTTTGAAAGCTATGCTCTTTGGGTGGTTCTTCTCGGTTTGCTGGTAACTGCATGGACTTACATTGGACCAAAGAACTGGGATAAGCTGGAAAAAGCGGCAGCAGCTTTGCTCCTTGTACTGAGCATTTGGCTAACTTATGTAACGCTGAAGCAGTTCTCACTCAACGAGATCTTATCAAAGCCCGGAACGGGCGAAATGGGAACGATGCTGGCTCTTGACTTAGTTATTGCAATGCCCCTTTCATGGGCGCCCCTTATAGCAGATTATTCAAGATTCGCTAAGGACAAAAGTTCGGCGTTCTGGGGAACCTACATAGGTTACTTTATCTCGTCATCGTTGTTTTACTTTGTCGGAGCGCTAACAAATATGGCAATAGGAGAGAGCGACCCAATTGGAATAATAGCAGCATATGGAATCGGAATCCCCGCAATGCTGATAATAGTGTTCTCCACGGTGACCACAACCTTCCTTGATGTTTATTCAGCGGCAATAACCTACAAGAACATCTCACCAAGAGCAGATGCAAGAAAGCAAGTTCTGCTTGTTGGAGCATTGGGGACTTTGCTGGCTCTGGTATTTCCAGTTGATCAGTATGAAAGCTTTCTCCTGCTAATTGGGGGAGCATTTGTGTCTCTAACCGCAATAATGATAACAGACTATTTCCTTGTCAAGAAAGGATACAATGCTGAAGAGCTTTTAGATGAAAATGGAAAATTTGCAGGATACAATAGAAAAGCCCTGATAATCTGGGCGTTGGGGTTTGTGTTCTACATGCTGCTTGCAGTTGAAGGGCTGTTTGGGGTTCACATTCCAGTTTTGAGCGATGTTGGCTTTAAGCTCGGCTCAAGCATTCCAACCTTCGTTTTGGTGAGTGTTCTCTACTACCTATCGGAGAGGTGGTAG
- the thiM gene encoding hydroxyethylthiazole kinase, whose amino-acid sequence MEWIAKALERVRKRKPLVQNITNFVVMNTTANALLALGASPVMAHARDELEDMLRIADSLVVNIGTLDEHWIPSMEKAVKIASELKKPTVLDPVGAGATKLRTETALRLLEIGDITILRGNFGEIAALLGEHGRTRGVDSATYEEDKAKELALTAAREFNTVVAVTGPVDYVSDGKGVYAVYNGNEMLGRVTGTGCMVTAITGAFAAVEEPLKAAVSALAIFGIAAEKACEEAKYPGSFHVKLYDWLYRIDEELIIERAKVRKVEP is encoded by the coding sequence ATGGAGTGGATAGCCAAAGCTTTGGAAAGAGTTAGAAAAAGAAAACCGCTCGTTCAGAACATTACAAACTTTGTGGTGATGAACACAACCGCCAATGCCCTCTTAGCCCTTGGAGCCTCACCTGTGATGGCACATGCCAGAGATGAGCTTGAAGACATGCTGAGGATAGCGGATTCCCTTGTGGTTAATATTGGAACCCTCGATGAGCACTGGATTCCCTCAATGGAAAAAGCTGTTAAAATTGCCAGTGAGCTGAAAAAGCCTACAGTCCTTGATCCTGTAGGAGCTGGAGCCACTAAGCTGAGAACCGAAACAGCCCTAAGACTCCTCGAGATCGGAGATATAACGATCCTCCGCGGCAATTTTGGTGAAATAGCGGCTTTGCTTGGTGAGCATGGAAGAACAAGGGGTGTTGATTCGGCAACATATGAAGAGGACAAGGCTAAAGAGCTGGCTTTAACTGCGGCAAGGGAGTTCAACACTGTTGTGGCTGTCACTGGTCCAGTAGATTATGTGAGTGATGGCAAGGGAGTTTACGCAGTATACAACGGCAATGAGATGTTAGGGAGAGTCACGGGAACAGGGTGTATGGTTACTGCAATAACCGGTGCCTTTGCAGCTGTTGAAGAGCCATTGAAAGCTGCTGTATCTGCACTGGCGATCTTTGGAATTGCAGCTGAGAAAGCCTGTGAGGAAGCCAAATATCCGGGGAGCTTTCATGTAAAGCTCTATGACTGGCTCTACAGAATCGATGAGGAGCTAATAATTGAACGGGCGAAGGTGAGGAAAGTTGAACCTTAA
- the thiE gene encoding thiamine phosphate synthase, whose amino-acid sequence MNLKKRLRLYVITDRRLRDEIETTKAALEGGATAIQMRIKNAPTGEMVRVGKELRKITKEYGALFFVDDRLDVALAVDADGVQLGPEDMPVYIARELAPNLIIGASVYSLEEALKAEREKADYLGAGSVFPTKTKKDARVLGLEGLKKVVESVKIPVVAIGGINHENVRKVLEIGVDGIAVISAIVGAEDVKKAAEEMRRIIDEYLGGE is encoded by the coding sequence TTGAACCTTAAGAAAAGGCTCAGGCTTTATGTCATCACCGATAGAAGGCTCAGGGATGAGATAGAGACCACAAAAGCGGCACTGGAAGGAGGGGCGACTGCAATACAGATGAGGATTAAAAATGCGCCGACTGGGGAGATGGTAAGAGTTGGAAAAGAGCTCAGAAAGATAACGAAAGAATATGGCGCACTGTTTTTTGTTGATGACAGGCTTGATGTGGCTTTAGCAGTTGATGCAGATGGCGTTCAGCTCGGTCCAGAAGACATGCCAGTTTATATAGCCAGAGAACTTGCTCCAAACTTAATTATTGGAGCTTCAGTCTACAGTTTGGAGGAAGCTCTGAAGGCAGAAAGAGAAAAAGCCGATTACCTCGGAGCCGGCTCGGTTTTTCCAACAAAAACAAAGAAAGATGCCAGAGTTCTGGGTTTGGAGGGATTAAAAAAAGTAGTTGAATCAGTAAAAATCCCAGTTGTTGCGATAGGTGGGATAAACCACGAAAATGTTAGAAAAGTTCTGGAGATCGGCGTTGATGGGATAGCGGTTATCTCTGCCATAGTTGGTGCTGAGGACGTGAAAAAGGCAGCTGAAGAAATGAGGAGGATAATTGATGAATATCTGGGAGGTGAGTAG
- a CDS encoding bifunctional hydroxymethylpyrimidine kinase/phosphomethylpyrimidine kinase — translation MNIWEVSSVDDRKYVKTALTIAGSDSGGGAGIEADLKTFSAFGVHGLVAITSVTAQNTQEVRAIYDVSPEVVAKQIEAVADDIGVDAAKTGMLSSAEIIKAVAKTMEKYEFPLVVDPVMIAKSGAPLLREDAVDALLKYVIPLATLVTPNKPEAEKLSGIKIETLEDAKKAAKIIVEELGAKAAIVKGGHLNLSEAVDVLYYGGEFREYRAPFVEGCTHGTGCSFSAAITANLAKGKDLEEAIKVAKEFITMGIFYGARIGKGHCPVNQNAWIEIPAEKWRVYESLVKAVRELEKIGDRTLPHVPETGMDFVYALSRLYARTPKDVAGSKIVRVGNTVKAVGSVEFGASNYLVSAVLKFMELYPEIRSALNLRYSEELIKKAQKNGFRVSFYDRRKELEKIKVKEEATIPRDIETAIKMLSEKPDIICHLGNWGGEALMLIFGESPEDVLRKVKIIL, via the coding sequence ATGAATATCTGGGAGGTGAGTAGTGTGGATGATAGGAAGTATGTAAAAACAGCTCTAACGATAGCAGGGAGCGACAGCGGGGGAGGCGCTGGTATTGAAGCTGATCTTAAAACTTTTTCAGCCTTTGGAGTTCACGGCTTGGTGGCAATAACCTCGGTCACAGCTCAAAACACTCAGGAGGTTAGAGCGATTTATGATGTATCTCCAGAGGTTGTGGCAAAGCAGATTGAGGCAGTTGCAGATGATATTGGAGTTGATGCAGCTAAGACAGGAATGCTGAGCAGCGCTGAAATAATAAAGGCTGTTGCAAAGACTATGGAGAAGTATGAATTCCCACTTGTGGTTGATCCAGTGATGATCGCTAAGAGCGGAGCTCCTCTTTTGAGAGAAGATGCAGTGGATGCCCTTCTCAAATATGTGATACCTTTGGCAACACTTGTAACGCCAAATAAGCCAGAAGCTGAAAAGCTGAGCGGTATTAAAATTGAAACTCTCGAGGATGCAAAAAAAGCTGCAAAGATTATTGTTGAAGAGCTGGGAGCGAAAGCGGCAATAGTGAAAGGTGGGCACTTAAATCTCAGTGAAGCCGTTGATGTGCTGTATTATGGTGGGGAGTTTAGGGAATACAGGGCTCCTTTTGTTGAAGGCTGCACCCATGGAACCGGCTGCTCATTCTCAGCGGCGATAACTGCAAACTTAGCAAAAGGGAAGGACTTAGAGGAAGCAATTAAGGTTGCAAAAGAGTTCATAACAATGGGCATCTTTTATGGTGCAAGAATTGGGAAAGGGCACTGCCCAGTTAATCAAAACGCCTGGATTGAAATTCCAGCGGAGAAATGGCGGGTCTATGAAAGCTTAGTAAAAGCTGTAAGGGAGCTTGAGAAAATTGGAGACAGAACTTTGCCCCATGTGCCGGAAACTGGCATGGACTTTGTTTATGCACTATCGAGGCTTTATGCAAGAACCCCCAAAGACGTGGCTGGGAGCAAGATTGTAAGAGTTGGGAATACAGTAAAAGCAGTTGGTAGTGTAGAATTTGGAGCATCAAACTATTTAGTAAGTGCAGTCCTAAAGTTCATGGAGCTTTATCCGGAGATTAGAAGTGCGCTTAATTTAAGATACAGCGAGGAATTGATAAAGAAAGCTCAAAAAAACGGATTTAGAGTTTCATTCTATGATAGACGGAAAGAACTGGAAAAAATAAAGGTTAAAGAAGAAGCGACAATTCCTCGAGACATTGAAACAGCAATAAAAATGCTAAGTGAAAAACCGGATATAATATGCCATCTTGGCAATTGGGGAGGAGAAGCACTGATGCTGATATTTGGGGAATCTCCAGAGGATGTGCTAAGGAAAGTCAAAATTATTCTATGA
- a CDS encoding BMP family lipoprotein has translation MKRSVLALFLIGVLAFSVVASGCIGGEKTTTPTQTQSSPATSSPTQTATEEKPKLKGAIAVVYDIGGRGDLSFNDMAYMGASKAAKDFGLELKEVQSKSESDYLPNLRLLAQSGKYDLIIAVGFMMTDAVKQVADEFPNQKFAIVDGFIPDKPNVVSILFKENEGSALAGALAGLIAANDGKDKVGIVLGIEIPVLYKFEGGYRFGIKWAEDYYKKKTGKDVNIEVLYTYTGSFTDPAKGKTAAQAQLGQGAWVIYQVAGAVGLGVFDAVSEYLKSQGKEMGPPFAIGVDSAQDWIKPGVIIASMMKRVDVGVYKAVEMVVKGKWKGGIMELGLADGGVGLSTIDDVKAMFNSLPEDVKKKKLEELGLKSEDELFAKLEQTRKQVPDWIWQAVDELKQKIISGEIVVPKAFNKEQIEAIRNAKTWQEMEELAKKWEKSS, from the coding sequence ATGAAGAGGTCAGTGCTTGCTTTGTTTTTAATCGGTGTTTTGGCATTTAGTGTAGTTGCCAGTGGATGTATCGGTGGTGAAAAAACAACAACACCCACCCAAACCCAGTCATCTCCAGCAACTTCTTCACCCACACAGACAGCAACAGAAGAGAAGCCCAAGCTTAAAGGTGCCATTGCTGTGGTTTATGACATTGGCGGTAGGGGAGATCTAAGCTTTAACGACATGGCGTATATGGGAGCTTCGAAGGCAGCAAAAGACTTTGGTCTTGAGCTTAAGGAAGTCCAGAGCAAGAGTGAGAGCGATTACTTGCCGAACCTCAGGCTTCTCGCTCAAAGCGGTAAGTATGATCTAATCATTGCAGTTGGTTTCATGATGACTGATGCCGTCAAGCAGGTTGCAGATGAGTTCCCCAACCAAAAGTTCGCAATTGTTGATGGGTTCATCCCAGACAAGCCAAACGTCGTTAGCATTCTGTTCAAGGAGAATGAAGGCTCAGCCCTTGCAGGAGCTTTAGCCGGGCTCATAGCGGCAAACGATGGTAAGGACAAGGTCGGTATTGTTCTCGGTATTGAAATCCCAGTTCTCTACAAATTTGAAGGCGGTTACCGCTTTGGAATCAAGTGGGCTGAGGATTACTACAAGAAGAAGACCGGAAAAGACGTTAACATTGAAGTTTTGTACACCTACACAGGCTCATTCACTGACCCAGCAAAAGGTAAGACCGCTGCCCAGGCTCAGCTTGGACAGGGTGCATGGGTTATCTACCAAGTCGCTGGTGCTGTAGGATTGGGTGTCTTTGATGCCGTTAGTGAGTATCTCAAGAGCCAAGGAAAAGAAATGGGACCACCATTTGCTATTGGTGTCGACTCAGCACAGGACTGGATCAAGCCAGGAGTAATCATTGCATCGATGATGAAGAGAGTTGATGTCGGTGTCTACAAGGCAGTTGAGATGGTCGTTAAGGGCAAATGGAAAGGAGGAATCATGGAGCTTGGCTTGGCTGACGGCGGTGTAGGCTTAAGCACAATTGATGACGTTAAGGCAATGTTCAACTCACTTCCAGAGGACGTTAAGAAGAAGAAGCTTGAAGAGCTTGGCTTGAAGAGCGAGGATGAGCTCTTTGCAAAACTTGAGCAGACAAGAAAGCAGGTTCCAGACTGGATCTGGCAGGCAGTGGATGAGCTGAAGCAAAAAATAATCAGCGGTGAAATAGTAGTTCCAAAGGCATTCAACAAAGAACAAATTGAAGCTATTAGAAACGCCAAGACCTGGCAGGAAATGGAAGAACTCGCTAAGAAGTGGGAGAAGAGCTCTTGA
- a CDS encoding ABC transporter ATP-binding protein, which translates to MEEVPIIDMKGIVKIYPDGTKALKGVDFSVKQGEIHGLLGENGAGKTTLMKILSGMLPPTEGKIYVKGREVQFKSPADALANGIGMVHQHFTLVEVFDALHNIILGMEGHGHFSKIDVDNARKKLQKLMDELNFQVPLDVPVENLPVGVQQRIEILKVLYRNVDVLILDEPTAVLTPIEVKELFDVLRTLKEQGKTIIFISHKLREVMEITDRVTVLRKGEVIGTVNTSEATPQLLARMMVGRDVVLRIQKPPKEPGEPILRVEDLWVKGDRGEDAVKGLSFEVRAGEIFGIAGVEGNGQTELIEAITGLRKIEKGKIILNGKDITGRPPKELYNLGVAHIPEDRTHMGLILDMTVAENAVLGLHWREEFTGILNSIRWSSVKEHAKKLIEKFDIVAPGVDAPVKSLSGGNQQKLIVAREVSKNPELIVASQPTRGVDVASTEYIRNYLVKLRNENKAVLLVSADLDEVLQLSDRMAIMYEGQFVGIVKPEEVTEEQIGLMMGGIKDES; encoded by the coding sequence ATGGAGGAAGTTCCCATTATAGACATGAAAGGCATTGTTAAAATCTACCCGGATGGAACTAAGGCTTTGAAAGGTGTGGATTTTTCAGTTAAGCAGGGTGAGATTCACGGTCTTTTGGGTGAGAATGGAGCTGGTAAGACAACTTTGATGAAAATTTTATCCGGAATGCTCCCGCCAACAGAGGGTAAAATCTATGTTAAGGGTAGGGAAGTTCAATTTAAGAGCCCCGCTGATGCTCTTGCAAATGGTATTGGTATGGTTCACCAACACTTTACCCTTGTTGAGGTTTTTGATGCTCTCCACAATATAATCCTGGGGATGGAGGGACACGGGCATTTTTCAAAGATAGATGTAGATAATGCCAGAAAAAAGCTTCAAAAGCTTATGGATGAATTGAACTTTCAAGTTCCCCTTGATGTTCCGGTTGAAAATCTCCCCGTTGGTGTTCAGCAGAGGATTGAGATTTTAAAAGTTTTGTACAGGAATGTTGATGTTCTTATACTGGATGAGCCGACTGCCGTGCTAACTCCTATTGAAGTTAAGGAGCTGTTTGATGTTTTAAGGACACTCAAAGAACAAGGAAAGACCATCATATTCATCAGCCACAAGCTCAGGGAAGTTATGGAAATAACTGACAGAGTCACCGTCCTCAGAAAGGGAGAAGTTATCGGAACGGTTAATACAAGCGAAGCAACCCCCCAGCTCTTGGCAAGGATGATGGTTGGCAGAGATGTCGTGCTGAGAATCCAAAAGCCCCCAAAAGAACCGGGGGAGCCCATTCTAAGAGTAGAGGACTTGTGGGTGAAGGGGGACAGAGGAGAAGACGCCGTCAAAGGATTAAGCTTTGAAGTTAGGGCGGGAGAGATATTCGGAATAGCCGGTGTTGAAGGCAACGGCCAGACAGAGCTTATCGAAGCAATAACCGGGCTGAGAAAAATTGAAAAGGGGAAAATAATTCTGAACGGAAAAGACATCACAGGCAGACCTCCAAAAGAGCTCTACAACCTTGGTGTAGCACATATTCCGGAGGATAGAACACATATGGGGCTCATACTTGACATGACTGTTGCAGAAAATGCTGTTCTTGGACTGCACTGGAGGGAGGAGTTCACGGGAATACTAAACTCTATCAGGTGGAGCAGTGTCAAGGAGCATGCTAAAAAGCTTATTGAGAAGTTTGACATAGTCGCTCCCGGCGTTGATGCACCTGTCAAAAGCTTGAGCGGTGGGAATCAGCAGAAGCTCATAGTTGCGAGAGAGGTCAGTAAAAATCCTGAATTAATAGTGGCATCCCAGCCAACCAGGGGAGTTGATGTTGCATCAACCGAGTACATCAGGAACTACCTTGTTAAGCTTAGAAATGAGAACAAAGCTGTCCTGCTTGTCTCTGCAGATCTGGATGAAGTTCTCCAGCTGAGCGATAGGATGGCGATAATGTATGAGGGGCAGTTCGTTGGCATAGTGAAGCCTGAAGAGGTAACAGAAGAACAGATTGGACTTATGATGGGAGGTATCAAAGATGAAAGCTGA
- a CDS encoding ABC transporter permease, with product MKADKLSNIIKPLLESLIAIIIGVVIGAVVLKVSGYSPVEAYVALVKGAVGSIYGWSMTLSSATPIILTGLTFAISARTGIFNIGAEGTVYFGAIAAIVFTNMFANPVLGLIGGIIAGILWALPAALLKVYRGVHEVISTIMLNWIAFYTALYLVLGPLANPNDPNKTLEVPTSARLPLLMKGSELSLAFIIAIVAAVITYYILWHTVLGFELRASGYNERAAQYGGINPKRAIIWSFVIGGIMSGLAGATEVMGRPPSYAISQGMANIYGYGFDGIGVSLVGRNHPIGIIFSGIFFGALKAGATYMQIDAGVPLEMVKVVQGIIVVAVAVPGLWDLVKKVVRR from the coding sequence ATGAAAGCTGATAAGCTGTCAAACATTATAAAACCCCTACTTGAAAGCCTCATTGCAATCATTATTGGAGTTGTTATTGGAGCAGTGGTGCTGAAGGTTTCCGGCTACAGTCCAGTGGAGGCATACGTTGCTCTTGTTAAAGGTGCTGTGGGATCCATTTATGGATGGTCAATGACGCTCAGCTCGGCCACCCCTATAATCCTCACTGGTTTAACTTTTGCAATAAGTGCCAGGACTGGAATATTCAACATAGGTGCTGAAGGTACGGTATATTTCGGTGCAATAGCGGCAATAGTTTTCACAAACATGTTTGCAAATCCTGTTTTGGGCCTGATAGGTGGAATAATTGCAGGGATACTGTGGGCATTGCCAGCAGCACTCCTAAAAGTGTACAGAGGAGTTCACGAAGTTATCTCAACAATCATGCTGAACTGGATTGCATTTTATACGGCGTTGTATCTTGTTTTAGGACCCTTAGCAAATCCAAATGACCCCAATAAAACCCTTGAAGTTCCTACAAGTGCAAGATTACCGTTGCTGATGAAGGGAAGCGAGCTTTCACTTGCCTTTATCATTGCGATAGTGGCAGCGGTCATAACTTACTACATCCTGTGGCATACGGTTCTTGGTTTTGAGCTGAGAGCAAGCGGGTACAATGAAAGGGCAGCACAATACGGTGGAATAAATCCAAAAAGGGCTATAATCTGGTCATTTGTCATAGGTGGAATAATGAGCGGACTTGCCGGGGCTACTGAAGTCATGGGAAGACCTCCAAGCTATGCTATAAGCCAGGGAATGGCAAACATTTACGGGTACGGTTTCGATGGAATAGGTGTTTCTCTGGTTGGAAGAAATCATCCAATAGGCATAATATTCAGCGGTATATTCTTTGGTGCACTTAAAGCTGGAGCAACATATATGCAGATAGATGCAGGGGTTCCACTTGAGATGGTTAAAGTTGTTCAGGGTATAATTGTTGTTGCCGTGGCAGTTCCGGGACTGTGGGACTTGGTTAAGAAGGTGGTGAGAAGATGA
- a CDS encoding ABC transporter permease, whose product MIDMVVSILLGSLTAMVPIVLTSTGAVVSERAGVVNIGYEGILLMAALFGAMFAETSGNAWIGLLGGAFIGMLLGMLHGAITVYLKGDHIIPGIGVNILALGVVAFGIPAIWGTAGQHQVPTNFRIQPLINTQYGSLSPMIPITFAIVFITHWVLFNTPLGLRIRAVGENPEAADALGVNVERYRFLATVYGATLAGLGGAYLSVDWLGVVTKEISSGRGFIALANMVFSGWNPVRALIGGFIFGFFDNLSVWVRTNPAISQIIPWQFVATLPYIVTIIIVAGIIGKVRPPKWDGRPYKRE is encoded by the coding sequence ATGATTGACATGGTGGTATCGATCCTCCTCGGTTCGTTAACGGCAATGGTTCCAATAGTTCTAACAAGTACTGGTGCAGTTGTAAGTGAAAGGGCTGGAGTTGTTAACATTGGATATGAGGGAATACTCCTCATGGCAGCCCTTTTTGGAGCAATGTTTGCAGAAACAAGCGGCAATGCATGGATAGGCCTTTTAGGCGGAGCTTTTATTGGCATGCTTCTTGGCATGCTTCATGGTGCTATAACCGTTTATTTAAAGGGGGATCACATAATTCCAGGTATCGGCGTTAATATCCTCGCTCTTGGTGTAGTTGCCTTCGGAATTCCAGCAATATGGGGGACAGCAGGACAGCATCAAGTCCCCACCAACTTCAGGATTCAGCCTCTCATAAATACTCAATACGGTAGCTTGAGTCCAATGATCCCCATAACCTTTGCAATAGTGTTCATTACCCACTGGGTTCTCTTCAACACCCCTCTTGGCCTTAGGATTAGGGCAGTCGGTGAGAATCCAGAGGCAGCAGATGCCCTTGGTGTTAACGTTGAAAGGTATAGATTCTTAGCAACAGTCTATGGAGCAACTTTAGCTGGGCTTGGAGGAGCTTATTTAAGCGTGGACTGGCTTGGAGTTGTTACAAAAGAGATTTCATCAGGTAGAGGTTTCATAGCATTAGCCAACATGGTGTTCAGCGGATGGAACCCGGTCAGGGCATTGATTGGAGGATTTATCTTCGGATTCTTCGACAACCTTTCAGTATGGGTCAGGACAAATCCGGCGATATCTCAGATAATACCGTGGCAGTTTGTTGCAACACTGCCATACATAGTGACAATAATCATTGTTGCAGGAATAATCGGAAAGGTAAGGCCACCGAAGTGGGATGGAAGGCCATACAAGAGAGAGTGA